Genomic window (Peptococcaceae bacterium 1198_IL3148):
CAAACATACATACTTACTTTACCAGGGTCTCTGGGCGAAAACTGCTCTTTTTTCCTGGTGAGAGTATTATAAAGTTCAATCACAACTTTGGGCCCCCTTCTTCAGTTCATTCTTCAACATGTGGTTTTCCCGCTCCAGCTCATCCACCCGTTTCTCTAACCGCTGCATGGCCTGGTTTAAAGCGGTAATCGCATCGGCCACCGGGTCAGGTAGTAGATCGTGACGCAGGTCAATTTCAGGCACCGTTCCCACCCGTTGCCCGTTTCTAACCACAATTTTTCCCGGAACACCCACAACGGTACAATTGTCCGGAACTGGTTTTAAAACCACCGATCCGGCACCAATCTTAACATTGTCCCCCACGCAAAAGGAACCCAGCACTTTGGCGCCGGAGCTGATCACCACATTATTGCCAATGGTGGGATGGCGCTTACCCTTTTCTTTCCCGGTACCACCTAAAGTTACCCCTTGATAAATGGTGACATTGTCCCCCACTTCAGCGGTTTCACCAATTACCACCCCGGCGCCGTGGTCGATAAATAAGCCTTCACCAATTTTGGCGCCCGGGTGAATCTCAATGCCGGTAATGAACCGGGAAAATTGGGAAAGCATCCGTGCTGGTAAAAACCATTTTTTCTTATACATCCAGTGGGCTAACCGATGGGTCATAATGGCGTGTAGCCCTGGATAAGTCAACAAAACTTCCAACGTGCTTTTTACAGCGGGGTCCCGCTCAAATACCACTTGGATTTCTCTCTTTAATCTATTAAACATCGGGGTTCACCTCCCCAGCAATACATCATAATAACGTTTATTAT
Coding sequences:
- the cysE gene encoding serine O-acetyltransferase → MFNRLKREIQVVFERDPAVKSTLEVLLTYPGLHAIMTHRLAHWMYKKKWFLPARMLSQFSRFITGIEIHPGAKIGEGLFIDHGAGVVIGETAEVGDNVTIYQGVTLGGTGKEKGKRHPTIGNNVVISSGAKVLGSFCVGDNVKIGAGSVVLKPVPDNCTVVGVPGKIVVRNGQRVGTVPEIDLRHDLLPDPVADAITALNQAMQRLEKRVDELERENHMLKNELKKGAQSCD